TGAAGCGGTGGCTCCGGCGATAACGCTACAATTCACAGGCTTAAATTTGGTGTTGCCGATGGAGAACAGCTTGATACATAGCAGCTCTGGATCGGTAGCTTGCTTGGCTATGGGTGCAGCGCCAAATAATGTGAACTCAGTGCTGAATGTTATAGCAAATCTGCAGCAACAGAATCTTAGAATTGTGTTTGATGTACCTAATTCTCGCGTGGGAATTGGCCGGGAGCTATGCAATTAGATTTGTGTACTTCTTAATTTCTTGTGTTTTGCAAAGTTATGTTTGTTGGATTGTTGTAATAAACAAGAAAAGTCTTGTTGTTGTGTTTTATGGAAAGAAATTAATGTGCTAAttagtaatatattttaattaagcaaATGTGTAGATTTTTTTTGCTCTTATTTTTAATCTGAACCTGTTTGAATAAAAAGAGGAATAGTCACAAATTTCTCATTGCACATATGTGACACTTAGTCgggttacttttttttttttttgataataataataatatttcattaataGGTAAATAAACGTACAACTTGATCTAAATGTAAGCTAAACAATACATTCAAGAAGTACATAGAGAGTAGGACATCAGTAAAATAGCAgaaatttatatctaaattcTTCAAACGCGTTGACGGAGCTCTTTGGATgtgcaactcggcgatccgCCCGCTCCACTCGGTGattattttaaaccacaaatcgactctttggtctttgTATGAGTCCGATTGATagaataatagaaataaaaattctattgataatactttAGATCTACACCCCAAGATAATTTCCATGAAGGAAATAAGAAAATCCACAAAGGGTAAAAATAACTCCACAAAGGAAGACAAAAACTCCATAAAGGAAGAGAAGAagcacaaaataaaattaaaatctaaaattattgaaagCAAACACTACAATAGAAGAGATTTGAGAGTGAGGGAGGTGATTTTAGAccaaaaaatggccaaaatcacctcccttgAAGATATGCGGCTAGGGTTTTAAGTTGAgagagtttttttgtttttaaggtAGAGCAATAATTTAAAGAGAGGATAATCACTTAGTCGGGTTACTCGCTGAGTTATTTAAGATCGCtttgaataaaatttgaaattattcgAAATTAAGCTCGAGCTCAAACTACTCGATTTTAATTTCAAACTAAGTTTGAATATCAGAGATTCGTGAGATCGCGAGTCCAAACAAATATATTACCCTTATGAAGTCGCTCGTGAGCACAAATAAATCTTACtataacatataaaataatagtttaattattttattatattgactttatatttttacatttaAGTATACatcgttttaattgttttatatatacaaaggttactttttttttgttacaataaCAAACCAATGAgttgtagctcaaatggtataagcgttaggcagcaaactgctaggtcgtgggttcgattcttCCCACAAGCGccccccctccccaattataaaaaaagaaaaagaaaaagaggcaAAATCTAAAAAAGAAACTATGGCTAAATGCATCACATATGATAatcttataaatatttatttttatttttcattacaTTCAAATTTATTCAAGCCAGGATCGAGTAGCTTGAATGTCATGCGTCGAAAATTTAAGGGCTTTCTACACAAATCACTCAAAATAAGAGTCTATTAACATTTATACCtcagaaaaattaaatatgcaACAATCCctcaatttttcttaaaagttTACGTATCTACCTCAATACCCCAATATAAGGAATCTTTACAAAAAATAAGACACTTGTACCCTCACTAATAAACTTCAACAGAGCCTTCCATCACTTTTGTTGCAAACGTCATTCCACCGTCGCGTTGAGTTTTCTGGCATTGATCATGGTCGACGCTGCTTCTGCCGATACCAATATCGTTCCCGCCGTTGCTTCAGCGAAGATCGTTGTCGTCGTCACCGCTGCTTCAACCGCTGTTGTTGTCGTTACCGCCGTTGTTGTCGTTACCGCCATTGatacaatttattttgaatttctctcctaaattatttaaaaaatcttaaaatactACATTTAAGCATGTAATTCTTTAGATCTCGACAAAGGTGGAAGTTTCAAACATCGTGAATCGCGATGGCTCTTTTTTGCTTGTTTTATGGATCTGGATATTATCATGATTTTCAATTACTTTTCTTCTTCTCTcgtttttctttgttttatGGATAGTGTAGGTCATGTAATAGATgattttctatatatttttaaattatctatttgCAAGAGTTGATGATTAGGAGATTTACTTTAAACAGCTTTATAATGGCGATGTTTCATTTAGTTTAATCtgggtttttcaattttattgccacatgaaattaacattaaaaagGATTTGTTGTTTCAGcaatattttaattagagtAGTTCAGTTGAAataggttcacatccggttcatatcaggttgatttttatttttatagactgccaaatatattttatttaaaagagatTTAATTTGTGATTACATTAAATGTCAACattctctttatataaaagTCATTTAAAATCGTAAAGAGCAGCAAGacgaattttattaaaaaataaattaagatagttcagttgctataggttcatatcaggttcacatctggttgatttttggttttatagactatcaCTTAAAAGAGAGATTCAATTTGTATtgcactaaatttcaaaattttatctatataaaatgtccgTTAAGACTGTAAAGaacagtaagacaaattttataaaaaaaatgaattgagaTAGTTTAGTTGATATATCACGTCAGGATAACATCAGGttaattttcggttttatatACTATCAAATATAGtgcacttaaaaaaaattcaatttgtatattacactaaatttcaaaattctctatacataaaatgtcatttaaaattgtaaagagcaataagataaattttattaaaaattaaattaagaaagttCAGttaatataggttcacatcaggttcacatcaggttgatttttaattttatagattgtcaaatatatttcacataaaatatatattcaatttgtatattacactaaatttcaaaattctctctatataaaatgttagtTAAGATTGCAAAAaacagtaagacaaattttattaaaaattgaattaaattagttcagttgatataggttcatatcaggttcacatcgggtcaatttttgattttatagcctgtcaaatatattttatttaaaagaggtattcaatttatatatctaaatttaaaatctctCTCGATATAAAATGTCAATTAAGATTCATACAATAGAATAACATGCTtatatatgtccaaaaaataaaaaaaatgattcatattttttatgaaagtttACTTGAAGTTCATATATATTGCACTTCAAATTAGCATATGGtcgaaataaaaatagaaatttatcaattatttaaaatactttttaaattagatttataatcaatttacgaaaagtttattttagattagtttatattgagttgatattaaatttatattgaatttatattaggTCCATATTGAGTTTATTTTAAGTTCACGTACTGACCATTGCGGAAAAATTTAACaagtttacttttaatttattattagttgattTGTTACTTTAGAAATTTACTTTTgaactattaaaaatattaatttgattagatcagattaattttaaatttataacaatttataaaaaaaattattttaagttgacatttaatttacattaaatattttaatttttgttcaaaattaaataattaatttttacatatatttttattaatattgtaaagaaaaattaaaaaagattgaaaactAGGtaaataaatgttgtatttttatattaataaataagccattaaaataaattaatatttatatatgtttctaTTAGTATTTTTCTATGTGTACTAAGCTTGGTAGCTTTTTTCCTCAAACAAATAAAAGCCAAGCAGCTTTATGCTTTTCAATATTAAGCTGAAGTTCAACACGCCTTCAGGATAATGAAGTCTTTGAGCGAGCAAGAAAAAATCGTGACCGTTGAACAAGTTTCAAATATTCACTGTTGATGCATAAAAACTTATTAGTAAAATTATGGACAAAGTAACACGGGATGTTGTCACAATATTACAGTAGTATATAGAAAATAGGGGGAAATGATTATGTGTAACGGAGACACATTAAGAAAATAGAACATGAGGATAAAATAGGAAGAAAAATGATAAAAGGTAGACATGAAAACTTTTTCagaaaattgagagatttttgctaaaaataaaaagctgGGTTACTAACATAAACATTTGagattttgggtgatttggtgtaattttctcaaaatttaAGTCCATTCTAGCTTGAGCTCAATCTCATATAATACATACATTCAAGTTCGAACTTAGCATAAGTCAAGTTGCTAGGCTCACTTACATATCTAGTCACATTATcaatgaaaaatcaaaacttttcttCCAAAATACGCGTTAACTGAATCGTAATTGGAATATGACATTACAAGGGTAAGAAATCTACCAAATCTCGATACAGAAAGCAACAAAAAGGAAGGGGATTAGCTTGAATATATACTAGAACCTGCACATATGAATGTAAGTTAATCTTCAATAATAACACATGTAGGGAAAAAGATGAAAACAGCTTTCCATTGATGATCATCAAGAAACACTCAATtccatttctttttaattttctctctctcaaCCCTCCAAAACTAGAATATGATCATCACTTTGATCTccaaaaaataatgaatatgtaTTATTTAGTTAGTTAATCACATTCCATAATAAACttatatgtaaataaaaaaagatggtAAAATGATATGAATGAaagaaatttcaaaacaaaaatataaaaggaTTTCTGTCTCTCTGTACCCTTTTCTATAAATTTTCAACCCCACCATTGATGGACTGCAATACCTTCATCTCTTAACCTTCCATACAAAGCCAAGCATTCCCAATAAGCTCGTCTGCCTCCATTATTATGTCCTCTTGGCTTGCAATCCATGAATAACTCATCAACCAATCGTATTGACTTGCTTTCGATCATCTCTTCCACCACTTCCGCCTCTGCTTTCATCACTACATACTCTTCTTCCTTCACATTCTTTCTTAACCAACCAGACATTCCTATCTCTTCTACTTGCGGCACCTCTTTCCCTGATGAAACCTCCGTCACTGTCTCAATCTTGTACATCTCGAAATCAAGATTCCTTGTCGGATAATGCTTCTCAAACCATCCTGTCCCACTTCCTCCTTCTCTTTCTGGCAATCCAACGTCGATGAACACGCGACGTGGATAGCTTTCAAGTGAATCACCCGTCAAATCTGGCAGATATTTAGTCTTTTTCAAGTATGTCCTTGATTTTCTTGAAGCTGACCGTGGTGGTTCAAGGAGCACGTCTTCGAGGTTGTTTAATGCCGCCCTTCTTTCCTCTGTCCTGTAACTGAGTAGCTTCCTTTTTGTGCTCAAATTAGCATTAGCATGTCCTGTTTTCCTCATTGCCATGATTGTTGACTGGAATCTCCTGAGATAGACTATTTTGTAATTAGATGGCTTATTGAATAGGAAAGAAGGATCATCACCCAGTTGAACAACAGCAATCCCGCCGACTTTGAGTACTCTGTCGATAAATCCTTGTGCAGCATGGAAGCTATAAGTGAGAGCAAAGTCGAAAGATTCATCAGTAATTCCCTTTTGTTGATCCAAATCGAAGGCAGTGACCAAATCCACGTCATAATTCTCTTTTAGAATCTGTTTAGAACTATAAATAGAATGATCATCGTTATTTCCATTACCATTCGTTACGAAAACAGCTTTATCACCCGTCTTGATAAGGCCTTCATTCGTGATCAGGTCACGAAAAAGCAAAGGCAAGAGGTCAAGATCGATATTCGAATTGGAGCCCAAAGAATCATGCTCAAGAATAGAGGGCGGCGATACTAGAGAAAATGGGGAAGAATCACCAAAAATGTTATTGCTGAACATGGTGAACGTAACAAATATCAACGACAAAACAATCGAACGAGCAAGAAGCCTCAAAAGCCTAGAATGAGGTAGCTTGATAACCAAGTAAGTGTTATTATGAATACTAAAGCCATTTGAATAATGCAAAGGCAAGGATTTAAACTTCTTAGGGTATTTGTATTGCATCAACCCTTGTATGAGTTGGACAGCCATGCTTGTAAAGCT
This region of Mercurialis annua linkage group LG1-X, ddMerAnnu1.2, whole genome shotgun sequence genomic DNA includes:
- the LOC126682564 gene encoding uncharacterized protein LOC126682564, whose translation is MAVQLIQGLMQYKYPKKFKSLPLHYSNGFSIHNNTYLVIKLPHSRLLRLLARSIVLSLIFVTFTMFSNNIFGDSSPFSLVSPPSILEHDSLGSNSNIDLDLLPLLFRDLITNEGLIKTGDKAVFVTNGNGNNDDHSIYSSKQILKENYDVDLVTAFDLDQQKGITDESFDFALTYSFHAAQGFIDRVLKVGGIAVVQLGDDPSFLFNKPSNYKIVYLRRFQSTIMAMRKTGHANANLSTKRKLLSYRTEERRAALNNLEDVLLEPPRSASRKSRTYLKKTKYLPDLTGDSLESYPRRVFIDVGLPEREGGSGTGWFEKHYPTRNLDFEMYKIETVTEVSSGKEVPQVEEIGMSGWLRKNVKEEEYVVMKAEAEVVEEMIESKSIRLVDELFMDCKPRGHNNGGRRAYWECLALYGRLRDEGIAVHQWWG